CACAGCGACCGACGGGGCCGACTGGGGCGATGTGACGGAGGTGCAGGACTGATGGGCCGACGAGCCATGCGGTGGCGCGGCGCAATCGTCGCCGCACTGACACTCGCCGGAGCGGGCATCTGGGAGGGGAGCGGGACACTCCTGCTGGCCGCCACACTCCCGCTCTCGTATCTGGCCTACGGAATCCTGTCGACTGCTGCTGTCCCGGCAGAGCTCGTCGTGTCGCGGGCGGTCGACCCGACTCCAGCGCCGCCGGGGCACCCGGTTGCAGTCCAGTTGACGGTGACAAACAGCGGCCAGCAGACGCTGTCGGACATCCGGGTCGTCGACGGCGTTCCGACTGACCTCACAGTGCTGGAAGGGACGCCACGCGGCGGCGAGACGCTTGCGGCCGGCGAATCAGTCACGCTCGAGTACATGCTCATCGCCCGCCGAGGCGAACACGACTTCGGCGAGCCGCGGCTCCGCGTCCGGGGTACGGGAGCCGGCGAGGTCGCGACTGCGAGACAACAGGCGGAGGGCGATGACAGGCTGGTGTGTCAGCTTGACGCCCAGGCACCGCCGCTGTCCGACCAGGGGACCGACCGCGTGGGCCAACTCACAACCGACGACCCCGGCGATGGCTTCACCTTCCACTCGACGCGGGAGTATCAGCGCGGGGACCCGGCCGGCCGCATCGACTGGCGCGGGTACGCGAAGCGGGGAGCGCTGTCGACGGTCAACTACGAGCAGTGGGTGTCGACGACGGTCGTGTTCGTCGTCGACGCCCGCTCGCCGGCGCGGGTGACCGCCGGCCCCGGTCGCCCGACGGCAGTCGAACTCGGCGCGTACGCGACGACGCACGCAGTGACCTCGCTGCTGGATGCCGGTCACGAAGTCGGGCTGGCAATCGTCGGCATCGACGGCGACGGTCCAGCGGGACTGACGTGGCTCCAGCCGGGCGACGGACCCAACCAGCGGTCGCTGGCTGTCGAACGGCTACGGGCCGCTGCTGATGCTGCCGAGAGCGACCCGGCTGGTGGTCCAGAAGACGAGGGCGACACACAGCGGCAGTTCCGGAAAGTGATGGAGGTAGCCGGACCGCGCTGCCAGCTGGTGCTCGTGTCGCCGTTGCTCGACGACGCGCCGGTCGCCGCGATGGAGTCCTGGGCGGCGTTCGATTGCCAGCGAACCATGCTCTCGACGGACGTAACCGCGGCGAGCACCGTCAGCGGACAGTACGAGCACGTCCGCCGTCGGACCCGTCTGGCGCGGTGTCAGGCGTCTGGGGCCCGGACAATCGACTGGCGGCGTGGGACACCGCTGCCGCTCATCCTCGATTACGCCTTCGCCGTTGCGGCGCACCAGCCGCGTGGCAGTGTGCAGCCGGGAGGCGGAGCGTAAATGATCGGCGGGCCGCGACTCGATACACCATCGGCCGTCGGCGACGAGGGGCGGCCGCGGGCGACCAGCCTAACTATCGTCGCGCTTATCGTCGCTGCGTTCGCCCTGGCGACAGGGGTTCTGTCCGGCGACCCGCGACTGTTCAGCGGTATCGCACTCCTCGCCGGCATTGCCGTGGCGGGGTTGACGCTACTGGACCGGGACGGACTGGGACCGACGGTCATTGGCCACCTCTGTTTCCTGCCGGCAGCGACTGGCGTCGTTGCCTCGGTCGGGCAGGTGTCAGTCGCCCCGCTCATCGCGTTCGGTGTCGCCGTCGCAATGGTCGGCGTCGCGACCGCCTGGACCGACGTGCTCGACAGAGAGACCGTTTCGGAAGCGACAGTGAGCAGCGTCGTTTCGTATCTGTTCGCCGTGGTGGGCCTCGTCGTGGGTACGGTCGTCGTCGCGCTCGCGTGGCTTTGCTGGAAGGTGGTAAGCGCTGTCGCCGGTGGAGCGTCGCCGATAGCCACCACGGTCTGCCTCGGTGTACTCGGCGTCGCCGCGTCGGGCTGCCTGTATTTTGCTGTGACACAGCTCCCGCTCTTGCAGTTGACAGCTCGGAGCCGCCGCGACGCGATGGCGAACAGACTGAAACGGGGTACCCAGTCGCTCAAACTGGTCGCACTCGGTTCGGCAGCGTTCAGTGTAGTCGTTCCGCTGGCGCTTCTGGTAACGCCGTTTGGCCAGCTTGTGGCGTCCCCCCCGTTCAGTCTCGGTATCCGGCTGCTGTCGTCGTGGGTCGTTCTCGCGCCGCTTCTGGCAGTCACAGCCGGCGCGTTGCTTGCTGGTAGCGGTGCGATTGTCATCCGAAAGTTCACGACTGAGTTCGACGCCGCTTCGGTGCGGACTGTCGGGGCCGCCATCGCGGCCGCTGGCTACGTCGTGTTGCTAGCCCCGTTCCTCCTGCGAATCGGTATCTTCGGGTTCGCCTCGCTCCCGGCGGTGTTCTTCGGTGCCCTCCTGCTCCCACTGGTGGTGTATCTGCTTCTCGTTCTCGTCATCGGGGGACTCACGTTTGGCCTGTTGCCGGCGCGTGCCGGCCCCGCGGCACTGACCGCTTCGGGACTCATCTGTGCGAGCACCGGTGCGGCACAGGCCGACCTGTCATCGTTACTGGTGTTTGCTGGCGTCGTCGGCGGCCTCGTTGTCTGGGACGTTGGCACGTTCGGCCTGGGGCTGACAGCGGAACTGGGGCATCGGCCGGAAACGCGCCGGCTGGAGCTGTATCACAGCGTGTTCGCCGTCGGCGTCGGCCTTCTCGGTATCGCCGCCGTCGGTCTCGTCGATACAGCGCGTCACGCCGTCGGTGCCGCCATCGGATCGCCGGAGACAATGGCACTCGCCGCGATCGGTGTGTTACTGCTGCTCGCCCCGCTTCGTGGCTGAGGGACTGCTTCGCTGCTGGCCCGTCCAGAATGTGTCAGTAGCCACTGTGGCTCGACAAACGAGGGCTAATGGTACACATTGATACTTCCCCAGTGTAAC
The genomic region above belongs to Haloarcula hispanica ATCC 33960 and contains:
- a CDS encoding DUF58 domain-containing protein, producing the protein MGRRAMRWRGAIVAALTLAGAGIWEGSGTLLLAATLPLSYLAYGILSTAAVPAELVVSRAVDPTPAPPGHPVAVQLTVTNSGQQTLSDIRVVDGVPTDLTVLEGTPRGGETLAAGESVTLEYMLIARRGEHDFGEPRLRVRGTGAGEVATARQQAEGDDRLVCQLDAQAPPLSDQGTDRVGQLTTDDPGDGFTFHSTREYQRGDPAGRIDWRGYAKRGALSTVNYEQWVSTTVVFVVDARSPARVTAGPGRPTAVELGAYATTHAVTSLLDAGHEVGLAIVGIDGDGPAGLTWLQPGDGPNQRSLAVERLRAAADAAESDPAGGPEDEGDTQRQFRKVMEVAGPRCQLVLVSPLLDDAPVAAMESWAAFDCQRTMLSTDVTAASTVSGQYEHVRRRTRLARCQASGARTIDWRRGTPLPLILDYAFAVAAHQPRGSVQPGGGA
- a CDS encoding DUF7519 family protein produces the protein MIGGPRLDTPSAVGDEGRPRATSLTIVALIVAAFALATGVLSGDPRLFSGIALLAGIAVAGLTLLDRDGLGPTVIGHLCFLPAATGVVASVGQVSVAPLIAFGVAVAMVGVATAWTDVLDRETVSEATVSSVVSYLFAVVGLVVGTVVVALAWLCWKVVSAVAGGASPIATTVCLGVLGVAASGCLYFAVTQLPLLQLTARSRRDAMANRLKRGTQSLKLVALGSAAFSVVVPLALLVTPFGQLVASPPFSLGIRLLSSWVVLAPLLAVTAGALLAGSGAIVIRKFTTEFDAASVRTVGAAIAAAGYVVLLAPFLLRIGIFGFASLPAVFFGALLLPLVVYLLLVLVIGGLTFGLLPARAGPAALTASGLICASTGAAQADLSSLLVFAGVVGGLVVWDVGTFGLGLTAELGHRPETRRLELYHSVFAVGVGLLGIAAVGLVDTARHAVGAAIGSPETMALAAIGVLLLLAPLRG